TCCGAGAGCTCCTTGTCGCTGAGTTCGGCACCGCGTTCCAGATCCTCGAGTCGGTCCCGCAGGCCGTCTCTCGTGAACAGTTGGGGTGCCCAGCCGTCGCCGAAGCGGCCGGCCAGCTCGGTGGCCTTGGGACCGAGGGTGCCGACGTCGATCGGCGGCGGATTCTCGCTCGGCCCGCGCTCGTAGTCCAGGCCGGGGATCTCGAAGATCTCGCCGTCGTATGAGGGGTTTCCGTCCTCGTAGACCGCGCGCATGATTTCAATCACTTCGCGGGTCCGGCGGAGCGGCCGGTCGAACTCTTGGCCGTGCCAGCGCTCGGTGATCGCCGGCGAACTCGGCCCGATGCCGAATCGGAAGCGGCCGTCGGCGGCGGCCTGCATCGTGAGCGCCGTCTGGGCGAGCATCGACGGTGTGCGCCCGTACGGTGAGATCACGTCGTTAGAGATGCCCAGTTCCTCGGTCCGATCGGCGGCCAGCGTCAGCGGCGGGACGATGTTCCACCCGGTCGTCTCGCCGACCGTGATCCGATCGAACCCCAACTCCTCTGCCTGTAC
This genomic stretch from Natrinema sp. SYSU A 869 harbors:
- a CDS encoding TIGR04024 family LLM class F420-dependent oxidoreductase, with the protein product MNAELDLLVRLGDYDEPQGVADRAVQAEELGFDRITVGETTGWNIVPPLTLAADRTEELGISNDVISPYGRTPSMLAQTALTMQAAADGRFRFGIGPSSPAITERWHGQEFDRPLRRTREVIEIMRAVYEDGNPSYDGEIFEIPGLDYERGPSENPPPIDVGTLGPKATELAGRFGDGWAPQLFTRDGLRDRLEDLERGAELSDKELSDLRVAPIVRGVAMEDREAAREKARSTVAFLLGAYGPYYGNSVAEQGYPDVVDEIRAAWEERDTDAMAQALPEDVLDELAPAGTPEEVREWVESYSEIEGVDAVRVGFVNGMTEADKRTTMEAVAELS